TCATATAAACACAAGAGATCTAAAACGTCTCGAGGGAATTCAATCAAACTTTGCTCAAGTGTCCACTTGAAGAAAATGattgattacattttaaagatcAAACATCTCAGGAAAGAGTGATTTCAATTTTGAATTTGAACTCAAGAGTGAGTGGTTCATGGTCAAGCTTGGTGTCACTGTGACCTCTTCTCTGTCCCATGGTCATGAATGTAAAATACTACCACAATGCAGtaactttactttattattatactcATACTAACACTTAGTAGCTGATGCACTGACTGTTTCACTGGTGGATGAAATCTGAGTTAAAGTTTGTCTTTGTACTCATCAGAAGTGACCTTAGTTCACTTAATTCAGCTAAACTGACTTTAAATAcctatatgtatatatatatatatatatatatatatatatatatatatatatatatatatatatatatatatatatatatatatatgaaaggTTAATGGCTGCTGTACTTCATCCTTTTTAGAGATCTttacagataattaaaaaaaaaacataagccTGTTAATGCTGTTCCTGGTAGAATAAAACAGATGCTTCAATCATACGTTTACATAAGCCACTCAGCGTGATGAGTTCAGCCGCACATAATTTTAGGAAAACAGAGTGCTTGTTACTCTTCAATGTCAGTTGCACCTTAGGAGCTCTTTATGGTGTTTACAGAGCATTCAGAAAACATTCAGATTCATTTTTGTTCTCATCAACCTGCACTCAGTACCCCATAATTACAAATAATAGTGTTCCCTGTTATTTGTTCATTGTCAATAATATGCAGTTAATTACCTGttatatcttatcttaaaacCAAGGTTTCAACATGCAAGAtaatctttttattcttttttccaGTTGTGCCTTTCTTCTCTTAAGGTTCCTTCGTACTTCTAGACCCAAGTAGACAACTTCCAATCCTCACACTTAATAAGCTAACTAGTAAGAGTACTAGTATTAGCTGCATCAGTGAGATCCAGGTTTCTCACCGCTGTGCCCAGCTGGTAGTAGACCACTGCCAGGTCGTCCTCCAGCCGGTGAACCTCCTGATCCTCCAGCAGGCCGTGACCGGATCTTCCAAGCTCCTGATCAATGTGGTCCAGGTTCTTCTTGGCCAGCTCAGTCTCCTCTGCTGTGGCATCACCACCCAAATACGAGCAGACGCCTTGGACCAGGACcctgagcaacacacacacacacacacacacacacacacacacacacactcctgattCACTTTAAACACGATGATGGAGATTTCATCCTGCTCTTCAAGCTGCTGTTTGGGGAGGTGTGGGGTGTGGGGGCTCACCTCACTGTCTGCATGTACCCCACTGGCTCCAAAACCCTTCCAAACATCGCCATCTCCAGAGCTCTGTTCTGACAAAGTGttgagaaagtgaaagtgaaaatctgTTCATGGTTCTGATCCCATTTACCAAACAGGTACCAGTGCTGAAAAACTTCTCACCTCAGTCGTTCTGTGTGCAGGTTCACACTGACCTTCACAGTTTGTCCAATATTTATACACTCTCCTTAACTATCACGATATCTGATAACGTTTCCCCACCTACATCACAGTTCTCTCTGAACTTAGCAGGATGATTGACGTAGAATGGAGTGAAGTAACTCCTCCAGATGTTTGGTGACATGAAGTATATTTGCATTATGAACCTGTAAGGGAGCTTCGTTGGCTGCACATCCATGAGACTATTGCACATAAAACTGTGTCTTTGGAAAAATCTGAATTGAAGATCCCAATCTGTTTCccatttgtttcactttgtcacaCTTCATGGTCATGGTGCTGTTTCTCAGTGAGTCTAGGGACAGTGCAGAAAATCTGTGGCTCAGTTGTTATGACACAGCTCCATCTTCTGGCAGCCAGACCTCATTTTTTTATCTATCACAATATTCTTAGATGCTTCCTTTAATTTCAACTGAACACAAAATGGTAATTGCAATTTAGATTAGCCAATTACTGAGCTCCCTCCtataccacaggcttttaaactgtaaaattacTCAATTATAAAgtagcagtaaaaaaaaaatccattgacgACTCAAATTCTAGAGCTAATTTTTAAACTAGGCCTGttataaaaaaagcaaacaaataattatttagTTTGCAAAACTTCATAAAAAGTTAGATCAATGAGACCTGcttctaaaacaacaaaataaagtaaaatagcCTGCATTAAATCAATTTTAAGGAAAAGCAGGAAATAGTTTCTTGAATAGTTACAACCAAAGTTTGGCTAACAATCAACTGTATAATAACAAGTATAATAACTGAACTTTGTACTTAAATAGAATAGGCCTATTTGATTATATTCATTTTCTGGTCACGTTTCACTACAGCACTCAACAAAAAACCACTGCAAAGTGCTTCACatgacagtaaacacagtaaGTCAACAACACTGTGTAATTAGAAAAGACACCGTCAGTGTGGTTAGATTATAACgggttaaataaaatattaaaatatctcaaattaaaagaagttaaagaacatgaaatgtgtttgttgttgtttaacaacACGTACGATAGGGGGCGCCATTAGTCATTGAGCGATTAAAaccgaagaagaagaagaagagaagcttCCGATTAACTCCGGAAAAGGCCGAGGCGCCAAAAtccaaaagttttttttcctgtcacagTAAATAAGGTAAACAAACAACTAGTTCTATCGTGTTGTGCATCTTCTGCATGATTTTGAATCTTATTTGAAAAATGGACCCGACGAGACAGTTCTTTACAAAGCTGAGAAGGCTGGCGATGACTCTAGAGTCAGAAACGGCTAAACTCCAACAAGCTTTTGAGAATCGTAACAACGACGATGACAGCGGTGAGCGACGACCGAGGagcaaaactgtgtttaatCCATTAAAAGCTCGCTTATTATTGATCAATACGAATTCCTCCTTATTTCAGACACCACTGCGAGAGCGATGCGAGCATACCACGAACTGAACTGCGAAGTCGGGGACCTAAAGGTAACGTTAGCTAGGTGATGTCACTGGATGGATGGGAGCTGTACACCAAACTCCATTCAGAAATCTGGTGTTTTAAGAGGAGCGTTGTAGAGCCAAGTGAACTTGAGATGCTAGGCTGTGAAAGTGATTGgaagttaatcattttatatttaacaatgtCTATTCTTCTCCACactcatgtctgttttttatgttgaaaatttaaattgtattattagCCATATCTATCAGATAAATAACATGGAGAAATGTTTCCCTCTgaaatgtggaaataaacactAGAGTAATTCTCCAGAATAGCAGAAACTCAAAGTAAGTTTAGGTCCCTTATAGTTGTATGTAATATAGCATTAAAGTTTGTAGTAGTTCTATGAATCTGTTACTTTTTCAACTCTGGCCTGTGCTCGTACAGGGGCAGGTCCAGGGGCATCTGGCTCAGCAGAAAGCTCAGGTGAATGAGGTCAGCAGCATCATTAATGCCGGCAGACTGATGGAGAAGAGAATCACTGAGGACATCCAGGTGCTGAGGACACACTGGCAAAAATATGGATACCAAGCTCCTCAGAGACCAAACCGTAAGTGAAGACTTTACATAGATTTACTTACAGAGTAGGACTGCATATAACAATTATTTTTAGTAAAATTGTAAATTTCAACATATGATGATTTTCAAACCTGCTGATACAGTCATTTGTGTATAAACTGAATGAAAGAGTAGGGAGAACACAGTCCTGTTGTAAACCAGTTGATACCGTGGTCTGGTCTGAGAAGTGTCcgttcactctcactctctgagTCTGAGTCCCACCCACCATCATGTggggctggatggtgttaatTGCTGAAAAGAAATCCACAAACAACAGTTTTGCATGATATCCTCTCCTCTTCAGGTGTTTATAGGTGTAGTTAAGGAGTGTTATGGTGTCATCCTGCACTCCCCTATTGGTTCTATAGGCAAACTGCGAAGGGGTCCAAAATTTAGAATGTAAAAATGTGCTCCAATGCAATGTCATGTCTGCAGATATTAAACAAGATACatagaaatgttcttttattgTAACTTTCTCCTACACAGAAACCAAAAGTCAGGATCCAGAAGTTGAAGTAGCAGATGAGGATGAAACTAAGTcaacaggagaaggagaggggagCCAAGAGGAGGCCGGTGGTAATtgctcctcaactcctcctcaGTTAGGACCACCGCCCTTCACTGATATGCTTCGAACCCCGCAGCTCTCCGACTTTGGTCTGTCTGAGATGCAGCTGAAGAGAACTCTGGCTGGGACGGAGTGGTGCTCTGAAGTGCCTCCTATGCCTGAAATGAACCTTCCACACCCAGCACTTAATACTCCTGCACCGCCACCCATGCCCATAACCCCCAAATGTGCCCTGCGGATGGATGATGATGAGTTACAGACACCTCAGATGCACGACTTTGGCATCACAGAGCACACAATGTGCCTGAACAACGATTTCACTATGAATCTGTTCCAGAAAAACATTGAAAAGCCCCAAAGGTAGAGCATAATTAGCATTAATGAATGCACAGAGTAAATGACACTTATTCTCACTGACTGGATTCCCAGTAGGACTATTGGAGGTCGTACAGGAGTCCATATTCACTGCTTAtgagtgttttcttctttaacaGGCCGTCTCAGGACATACCTGAACCACCTGTGAACTCTGTGACAGAAGGTTTACAGAGAAAAGGTATGAATCTGTTTAGagcttcctcctctcctgtaTCAGCCTAACTCAGGCTGACTTAAGTCAGGACGTATTCAcagaatttctttctttcctatTTTGGTTTCttatattcagttttattgaAATCTGATTTGTGATCAAGCATTTTCTGTTCAATAactcttttatttctctaaatGGTTGGAAGTTGTTTGTAATTGTTTCGTATTAGTGCCAATAATGCATgatgagtgttttctttttgaacatCACAGTAAGACATATTCCTGTTTTTAGCTAAATAgtgtgtttgattaaaaaacaaaaactaaatttaaaattgCTGCAACAACTTTCTctaaattaaaaactgacacATTCCAATCCCCCATGGCTCCATATTTCTGTGCTTGGAATTCTGCTTAACTAAGAGTTtgagttttactgtttgtttttataaataccCTTCCTACCCCATCATAAGTCATTGTAGTAAATTAAAGCAGTTAGAAATATGTAAACAGGAACTGTGTATTTAGTATCTAAAACATTACAATACTAAGAGAGACTTCCAGAGAATTATTGAATTCTAGGTAAAGatgttttcagaaaacacatttaggGAATTAAACTACATAATGCTGTTTAACAATTAACTCAACCTTGCTAGCAAAAATAACTTGaagcactgaaaacacattttacagttcCTGCATgtaacattgttttcttttgtgttaagCAGATGACTTTGAGTCCCCGGAGCCGCCTGTGTTTTGCACTCCCGGGTTCAaaatcaaaaagacaaatggtCATTGCTCACCTCCACGAGGCACTGGTGAGCCAGAATCCCCTGGTTTTCCTGCAATCCTGCCTACCACCCCTGAGGTACCAGCATTTCAAACCCCGTATGTGAATCGACTGGTCAGCTccaaaaaggtgtgtgtgtattttaatctCTTTTACCCTTATAACTTATAATCATTTACAGCTAATAgcaatgtaattaaaatgtcttttttttctaattcagtgtttgagtgttttttcatgtttacagaGTGCACGGCAGACTGGGCCTATCAACGTAAAAGCTGATGATGACAGCGACACCTTCGAACTTTCAACACCACCTCAAAAGGGAACAACTGCCTCCAAACGCACCTGGGAGTACAATGTGCCAGAGCTGTCACTCATGGGTGTGGAGGACAGGCAGATACCAGAGATGCCCAGCCTGGAGTCTGTTTTGGGGAATTCCTTACAAAGTGTAAGACCAATTTATCTTTTATAAAAAGTTTGTAAACCACTTGgttaaaacagtaacatggtctgaCACATGCAACAGCATCTTAGAAAAGCAAGTTGATCCTCTTCTTTATATTCGTCTGCTTTTTAACCATCCATGTTTACCTCCAGAAAAATGCGAAAATCCTAAAGAAGGCTAGTGAGTTTGAAAAGACGTCCAAGGAGCCCACTGTCAGCCTGGAGCTGGATGGACCCACCCAGGAGTTTAGCCTGGGGACACCTCGCATTAGGATGGACTACCAGGAACCAAGCACACCAGAGATGCCTGACCTCAGCTCCGTTACACAGGATATCTGTAAAGTAGGTTGTTTACTCCCATTAATATGACATGTTGCAACTGAAAAGGGCAGAAATTTAGTGTTAAGCTGCAGACATTGTGCTGATTTGTGATTTTCCTACCTTCCAAggaacttttatttttgtattttcattccAATGTGATCTGAagggggaggaaaaaacaacttgaacaaactttaaatttgattgattttgacATATTATCCACAAAATCAACAGTATAAGTATCCAAAATTCAAACTTCTTCTTAATATTTTGTAGCTGGTGTCTCAGGCTCAGTCAAAAAAGACTTCCATGGCAGTTGTGCACCCACATATGAGgccagaaaaagagaaaaggtaaAGTAACTCAGAAACTGGGATTTGGTTTACTATTAGGAATGCTTTAAATGAGGCTGGAAATGCCTTCACTAACACGTTTTATTGTTCTGTAACATTATTAAAGTTATggtatttgaatatttttaatatgtgtgaaatgttgtgttgtCTATTTCTATGATTTTACTTGTAACAATCTCTCTCCAgaactctgtgtttgtctgtagtATCAGAGCCTGAGTTCCAGAGTTTACCCAGCTACCTAAAGCAGATGACTCTGCACAGCCTCAACCAGGCAGTTCACAACATTAATAAATTCACAGAAGAACATCATGGTCAGTGCTACAGTACACTTATGATCCTAgttatgtataaaatgtttgacAAGTTTGATGATGTATTAATGTGTCATAGAAAGAGTCTGATGTTGAAATTATAAACTTGTTATTACAAGTTTATAATTATGTGGGCAGAAAGTCATATATAGCTTGTTGAATTAAAATGATGAGCTAGAGTTACCTCTTTTTCAAAAATACATTACTCATATTTATCCACTTTCATGGCTGTAGTTTTTCATGACTTGATTAAATAAGGATGACTACAGAAACTGACAACAGTTTGAACTTGCTTTTTGATTAATTAACATGTTCCTATTGCAGATTAATGATTATtctatgtttatttatatgggAACTCTGGTTAGAACTAACAATGAACAGTTGTAAACtttttttatatcttgtttATTCATTATTGTGCTATAGATTTCTTTAAACAATTAGAATTTTTGTAACGTAATTGTTACTTACATAGGCTCAAAACTGAATTGCTCtggctgcagaacaaacaaccaaaatgCCTTCAACATTTGCACAGAACAGATGACAAGATCTTACAGATATACTATAGTTGGAATTTGTTGGTTTTATTCTAGCAGTTCATTTCATATCCATCATATGGAGAATAAATGCTGGGGGTAAACATTAATGGCACCCACTGAGATTATGCCGCCATCCGGCTAATTGCTGCTCTGTGATCCCCTCTGCAGGAGAACGGACAGAGCTtcagatggaggagctgaggaagATTACCAACGTTGGAACCAAGACTCCTGTATACATTCTTTGTTTAACTGAACTCAAGAGGCTGAAGCACGTGGGAGGAACGAGTAACACATCTCTGTATAAACTATGCACAAAAAGCTAAAGGTTTCTGGATGCACTACAAGACTGAAAGCACAAATCTAGACACATCCTAAAAAAAACCTGCTTGTACATTCACCTTTTAGTTATAGGGAAGGGTTTCTCTTATCCTGTTATCAATGCATATAACATTATGAAAGGAATCCTAACTATTTAACGTTGTCAAAGAAAGCAGCATACTTTATCTTTTTCAAGAGTTCTTATGCATGGCTAGTTGATACTTTGAACTTGTGTGACTTTATTCTGGATAAAAATGacttgtaaataataaaataacacatttctgcaCATAATATGGGAAATAATGATGTATTGTAATAGAAACTTTAagatatgaaacattttaagaGTTAGACTAAAGGTGGATGAAGGACCCAAGTCtgcattattaataattcattaaaaaaaaaaagaaagcccAGTTCCCCTTCTGTGGTACTGGCTACTCACAAAGACCATCGGGGACCCACTGTCACATAAACGTGTAAGTATTTCAGACTACACCAGTTCACCTGTCCAGTTTGTTCAGCATGATCaatgaagtgaaactaaatgGTAAGTCAGCCTGCAGTTTGAAATACTGCTTCACAGTATATATACACAGCAATAATGTTTCTACGCTGCAACAATTCAGATAAATATATTGCACTTTTTTGCCTGACTCCAGCTTTAAGACCTTTGCAGATGAAGAttctcataaaaaaaagattatgaTGCATTATTGTGGATAATGCCACCTGGCTCTACA
This Anabas testudineus chromosome 21, fAnaTes1.2, whole genome shotgun sequence DNA region includes the following protein-coding sequences:
- the ska3 gene encoding spindle and kinetochore-associated protein 3 isoform X2 translates to MDPTRQFFTKLRRLAMTLESETAKLQQAFENRNNDDDSDTTARAMRAYHELNCEVGDLKGQVQGHLAQQKAQVNEVSSIINAGRLMEKRITEDIQVLRTHWQKYGYQAPQRPNQTKSQDPEVEVADEDETKSTGEGEGSQEEAGGNCSSTPPQLGPPPFTDMLRTPQLSDFGLSEMQLKRTLAGTEWCSEVPPMPEMNLPHPALNTPAPPPMPITPKCALRMDDDELQTPQMHDFGITEHTMCLNNDFTMNLFQKNIEKPQRPSQDIPEPPVNSVTEGLQRKDDFESPEPPVFCTPGFKIKKTNGHCSPPRGTGEPESPGFPAILPTTPEVPAFQTPYVNRLVSSKKSARQTGPINVKADDDSDTFELSTPPQKGTTASKRTWEYNVPELSLMGVEDRQIPEMPSLESVLGNSLQSKNAKILKKASEFEKTSKEPTVSLELDGPTQEFSLGTPRIRMDYQEPSTPEMPDLSSVTQDICKLVSQAQSKKTSMAVVHPHMRPEKEKTRTLCLSVVSEPEFQSLPSYLKQMTLHSLNQAVHNINKFTEEHHGERTELQMEELRKITNVGTKTPVYILCLTELKRLKHVGGTSNTSLYKLCTKS
- the ska3 gene encoding spindle and kinetochore-associated protein 3 isoform X1, producing the protein MDPTRQFFTKLRRLAMTLESETAKLQQAFENRNNDDDSDTTARAMRAYHELNCEVGDLKGQVQGHLAQQKAQVNEVSSIINAGRLMEKRITEDIQVLRTHWQKYGYQAPQRPNQTKSQDPEVEVADEDETKSTGEGEGSQEEAGGNCSSTPPQLGPPPFTDMLRTPQLSDFGLSEMQLKRTLAGTEWCSEVPPMPEMNLPHPALNTPAPPPMPITPKCALRMDDDELQTPQMHDFGITEHTMCLNNDFTMNLFQKNIEKPQRPSQDIPEPPVNSVTEGLQRKADDFESPEPPVFCTPGFKIKKTNGHCSPPRGTGEPESPGFPAILPTTPEVPAFQTPYVNRLVSSKKSARQTGPINVKADDDSDTFELSTPPQKGTTASKRTWEYNVPELSLMGVEDRQIPEMPSLESVLGNSLQSKNAKILKKASEFEKTSKEPTVSLELDGPTQEFSLGTPRIRMDYQEPSTPEMPDLSSVTQDICKLVSQAQSKKTSMAVVHPHMRPEKEKSRTLCLSVVSEPEFQSLPSYLKQMTLHSLNQAVHNINKFTEEHHGERTELQMEELRKITNVGTKTPVYILCLTELKRLKHVGGTSNTSLYKLCTKS